In Streptomyces sp. NBC_00683, the DNA window GTTGTCATCTGCCACCCCTTCGAGTGATCACTCTGCGACCTGGTCCCGGAATGGACCGGCCCGACCCAGCGGGTACCCACAAGCTCCATGGAAACACCACGACTTGGAAGCAGAGGCCGGAAGACGTGTCCGGGCCTCGGCGCATTGGGCACGTTCGGCGGATGCCCGCCTCGCGACCGGACGGGGGCCATGGTCGCGTCCGGGCGTTGTGGGCTCCTACGAGCCTGCCGACGCCACTGGCTCAGCTGACCCACCCTGAGGTGCCAGAGTCCCGTCCAGCACCGCCCGGCCGAGCCCGGTCCGGTGGTGGAGCACGCGTACACCTTGGCGCTGGGAGAGGAGCAGCCCCGCCTCCCGGAGAACGGTGGCGTGCCGGCTGGCCGTCGACGGTGCGAGTCGCAGCGCCGCGGCGATGTCCATGGTGGTCATCGGACGGTCCAGCACCCTGAGGAGTTCGGCACGCGAGGCGCCGATGAGCTGGGCCACCGGGGCGTCCCCGCCGTGGTGGCGGCGTTCGAGCCAGCCGGGCGCGGGCGAGAGGGGGTGGACGAGCACCGGGGGCAGTTCCTCATCGACGAGGGCGAGCGGGGCGCGAACGCAGAAGAAAGCCGGGATGAGTGTCAATACCCGTCCACGCAGGGTGAGTTCGCGTTCGATGGGGTAGGGGGCGTGGAGCCTCTGGTCCTGGTAGCGCCATCCGGGCAGTTGGTCGTACCCGGTGAGCAGTCCCTCCGCGCCATGCGTGAGGACAGCTTGGACGCGTATGGTCCGGTCGGCCGCCGCCTGAGCGCGCATCGAGGCGAGGTAGGGCTCGACTGCCACCTGGTGATAGGCGCGCAGAGCGGTACCGAGGCGGTGCAGCGCCTTCGGGCAGCCGTCGGCGAGCGGGCGCAGACCGGCCGGTGCGGGTTGTCCGGTGTGGGCGTGCAGACGGGTGAGTTCGGCCCGCAATCGGTGCCGGGGGGTGGACAGCAGCCGGTCGAGCCCGGTTTCGAGATCGGCGTCACCGCGGCCGGGCGTCAGGAAATCGGGGAAGTAGGAGCCGTCCGGGCAGAGTCGCGTCAGGGCACGTGTCAGGGAGACCAGGCCGGCTTGCCGCAGAGCTGTCCCCACCTCGCGGCGCCAGGCTCCGAACGCGAGGGGCGCCTGTCGGTTCTGCAGGAGGTGCAGACTCAACGCGGTTTCCCAGAGCGGGTCCACGCCGGACGCGACGCGTAAGCGGGCCAGCTCCTGGCTCGTGAATTCCACCCGTAGCACAGCGCACCCCCGGTGGTCACAGGCGCTTGACGGCGCCCGCCCTGCGGAACTCTACGCGCATCACAGATGTGACGCATGCATGTCAGCAACGTGAGGCGATCGATCGAGGATCCGACCGGAACTCGTGGAGGCCCGACCGGAATTCGCCCCGGGCCGGGCCCCCACGACGCACTGTCACGGTTCAGCAGAGAGGGACCCCGGGCAGTTTCGCGTCCGGGTGGTCGATGTAGATGTTGCTGATGAAGCCGTTCTGGTCGCGCAGTTTGCTCCACCAGTTGTTGCTGTAGCCCTCGGCGTTGACGGTGTCACCCTGCTTCTGGCACAGCACCCGCACAGCCGTCGGACCCGCGAGGGTGGTGACGACGGCGGCGTTGACGCGCGCGTCGGCACGGACGTTCACCCCGCTCCCCCAGGTGTTGAAGGGGAAGCCGCTGCCACCGCAGCCGTTGTCACTGGTCAGGTACGCCTGGTTGTAGCTGCCGGGGTAGGAGAGGCCGACGCCGTTGATCACGATGTTCTGGCCCACTCCGTTGAGCAGCTGCTCGTAGTGAATGTGCGCCCCGGAGGAGTTGCCCGTGCTGCCGGTGACGCCGATCTGCTGTCCTTGGGCGACGGACGCACCGCTCGGCACGGAGTACGCGGAGAGGTGGAAGTAGTACGTCGTCCAGCCGCCGCCGTGGTTGATGGCTATGTAGTTGCCGGCACCGCTCGGCTGTGAGTAGCGGGTGGCCGTGCCGGCGGCCGAGGCGAGCACCGGGGTGCCGGCTGTCGTACCACCGTCGGAGCGCACGAAGTCCAGCGCTCGGCGCACCTCGGCCGAGTGGTGGCTGTACGTCCATTGCTGGCCGCAGGGGTAGGGCGCCTTGAAGACGGGCGCGGCCGTCGCACCGGCCTCCCCGGCCTGCGCCGGGGCGACCGACAGTCCGGCCAGGGCCATGAGTGCCGCGACGAACAGAGCCGGAAGACGTCTGAGAAACCTCACGAATGCTCCTAGGTGGGGGAGGCGCCCGGACGGAACCGGGCGGAGGCGCGGTAAGACGTCGGGAACGTAGCGGCGGCCCGTGCCGGTGACAAGCGTGCGGCGGCCTCCTTCGACCAGGAACGAATTGCTTGCGTCTCGTGGCCGCCCCCCACCACCGTTTGCTCACGTGCCACAGCGTCACCAGGCCGCCGGCTCGGTGCGTCCGTGCCCCGAAGGAGCCCCCCATTCATGTTTCCGCTCCGTCCCGCCCGCCGTATGTCGCTGCTCGGCGCCGCCCTCATGTCTGCCGCGCTGATCGCCGTGTACGCCGGCTCCGCGGTGGCCGAACCTCTCGTGTCTCCCTCCGCCGCCGCTCGTAACGGTCCGCAGTCCGCCGGCTCCGCGCACCTCCCGTCCACCGGGTCCGGTGTCACGGGAGCCGGGCCGGCGGCGGCAGTTGAAGCGGAGACCCGAACCGTCGTGGACATCCCCGCCGACGTCACAGCGGGCGTCGCGGTGTTCGACCGGCTCACCGGCCGCTTCACCGAATCGCACCAGCCGGACCGCGTATTCCGCTCCGCATCGGTGGTCAAGTTGCTGCTCGCACTGGACTACATGTGGAATCGGGGGCCGGCCTACGATCTGCCGCAGGCGGACCGGGACCGGCTCGGGGCGATGCTCAGCAGCAGCGACGACGCCGCCGCGAGTCACTACTGGTCCACCGGTGGCGGCAGTTCCGTGATCTCGCGCATGGTGCCCCGCCTGGGGCTCACCGGTACAGCACCGCCTCCGGCCGCCTATCCCGGCTACTGGGGCTACACGGCGACCACTGCCGCGGACACCGTCCGCGTCTACCGTTATCTCCTCGACCAGGCGCCGGCACCCGTGCGGGACCACGTCCTGGGGGCGTTGCACCGGTCCACCCGCTGTGCCGCAGACGGCTTCGACCAAGGCTTCGGGCTGCCTTCCGCGTTCGAGGCGCCAGGGGCGGTCAAGCAGGGCTGGTCGGGCTTCACTTCCGGGGGCTGTGTCGCTCCTCAGGCACCGGCCGGCATCGCCTCAGGCAAGGCCCTCAGCCCGACCACGCTCCGGAACGACACCGCGAGGCCCGGATCCCGAAGGACGCCCACCGACGCTGCGGCCCCCTTCGCGCCGCCTTCCGGCGATGCCGCGGTGCCCGCGCTGGATCTGACGTCCGAGGCCCTGCACACCACCGGAACCGTGGGCCCCGACGACCGTACGGTGGTCGCCGTCCTCACCCTGCACCCCGACGGCACCCCGTACGGAACCGCCTACAGCAAGGTCACCGCACTCACCGGTTCCCTGAACGTGCCCGGAGCCGTCCGCCCCTCCGGCACCCGGTTCACCACCTGGGGCAGCGGCGTCCGTGTCCGCGCGGCCGCCACCACTTCCTCCGCCGCCCTCACCACTCTGCCCGCCGGAGTGGACGTCCTCGTCGGCTGCCAGAAGCAGGGCGGACAGGTATCTGTTCCGCCCTACCTCAACGACTGGTGGGCCTATCTGCCCCAGTACGGCGGCTGGATCACCAACATCTACATCAGCACTCCCGGCAACACACTCCCGGGCGTACCCAACTGCCCGTAAACGCCTTCCCCGCCCCCACCGAGAAGGAGGCGCACAGTGCGCCGCAACCTGAGACCGAACGCCCGCCCCCTACCCGTGGGACGAGGGTCGGCCATCGCCGTCTCCCTGCTGGCCGTGGTGGCTCTCACGCTCACCGCCGGCCCCGCCGCCGCCCGTGTTTCCGCGCCCGCTGACGCCCCGCTCGGGAGCGTCAGCTGGCGGACGGACCTGTCCGCACCCACCGGTGACGAGACCAACGTCCGCCGTGTGGACGGCAGTCTGCGTCTCCGCGATCCCGGCCTGCGGCCCGCCTCCGCCCATGTCGCCCGCGGACAGGGCACGGTCCTGCTGCCCACGCGAATACTCGACCGCGCGGTCGACCTGATCACCCCGGACCTCGACGCCACCGTTCCCACCGGCTCCCAGGTCGCCGTCGACGTACGCGGACAGGACGGGCTGGGCCGGTGGACCGAGTGGCGCGAAGCGCGGGACGACTCCCCCGCGCTGCTGCCCCGGGCCGTCACCCGCGTGCAGACCCG includes these proteins:
- a CDS encoding winged helix-turn-helix domain-containing protein; its protein translation is MEFTSQELARLRVASGVDPLWETALSLHLLQNRQAPLAFGAWRREVGTALRQAGLVSLTRALTRLCPDGSYFPDFLTPGRGDADLETGLDRLLSTPRHRLRAELTRLHAHTGQPAPAGLRPLADGCPKALHRLGTALRAYHQVAVEPYLASMRAQAAADRTIRVQAVLTHGAEGLLTGYDQLPGWRYQDQRLHAPYPIERELTLRGRVLTLIPAFFCVRAPLALVDEELPPVLVHPLSPAPGWLERRHHGGDAPVAQLIGASRAELLRVLDRPMTTMDIAAALRLAPSTASRHATVLREAGLLLSQRQGVRVLHHRTGLGRAVLDGTLAPQGGSAEPVASAGS
- a CDS encoding M23 family metallopeptidase — protein: MRFLRRLPALFVAALMALAGLSVAPAQAGEAGATAAPVFKAPYPCGQQWTYSHHSAEVRRALDFVRSDGGTTAGTPVLASAAGTATRYSQPSGAGNYIAINHGGGWTTYYFHLSAYSVPSGASVAQGQQIGVTGSTGNSSGAHIHYEQLLNGVGQNIVINGVGLSYPGSYNQAYLTSDNGCGGSGFPFNTWGSGVNVRADARVNAAVVTTLAGPTAVRVLCQKQGDTVNAEGYSNNWWSKLRDQNGFISNIYIDHPDAKLPGVPLC